From the Mycobacterium sp. DL592 genome, the window TCACCGCGCTCGACCAGGTCGCGGTACTCGGCGGGTACCGCGTCCGCGCCGAGCAGCGTCAGGGTCGCCGCGGGCCCGACGTCGCTGATCACGATCGGTGCGTGCACGGTGACCGGCACGCCGTCGCGAACGGCCTCGATGCCGCCCACGACCCCGTCCGCCGAGACGATGCCCGTCACCGGTGTCGACAACCACACCTGTCCGCCGTCGCGTTCGACTGCGGCGGCCAGCCCCTTCCATATGCCGATGGTTCCCTCAGGATGGAAGCCGAATCGTTTGAATGCGCTCTTGCGGGTGAAGTACGTCAGGAACACCCGAGCGGGCAGGTCTTCGGAGCCGACCGCGAAGATCGACGCACACATATTGCGGAAGATGCCGTGCACGCCTTCGTTCTTGGTGTACTTCGCGACCCATTGCGCGGTGGATATCTCGTCTTCGGGCAAGCCCGAGTCGCTGCGGGCAGCGCCGATTCCCTTCACCAGTTTGGCGCCCTGCCGGGTCAGCTTGCCCAACAACAGACCCCAGCCACCGCCGGTGACGTCGACGTCCTTCCCTCCGATGCGATACAGCAGCGGCGGTTTGGGCTCCCGGATGTCGAACGGCGCGTCCACTTCCTCGCATGTCTGCTGGGTGATGCCGCCGACCTCGATCACGATCGCACCGTTGTTGACCTTGAAGCCGTCGATGTCGTCGGTGGAGGCCCGTCCGCCGACCTTGTCCAAGCGCTCCACCACCAATGTGCGAAAGCCACTGTGCGCCAGCCGTGCCGCGGCAAAAAGCCCGCCCGCACCGGCGCCGATCACGATTACGTCGAATTCCTGCTCGGTTGTTGTCATGGATATCTCTCCTGTCGGGGCGTCAGTAGGAACGGGGTAGACCCAGTGAGGTCTGGGCGACGAAGTTGAGCACCATCTCGCGGCTGACCGGTGCCGTCCGCATCAGCCGCGTGACGAACCACAGCTCGGAAAGTCCGTATTCATGGGACAACCCGTTGCCGCCGTGTGTCTGGATGGCTTGGTCAAGGGCTGCCAGCGCGGCTTCCGATGCGGCGAACTTCGCCATGTTGGCAGCCTCGCCGGCCGACTCACCGGCGTCGAACAACTCCGCGCTGCGCATGGTGGCCAGCCGGCCGACTTCGACGTTGATATGGCATTCCGCCAGCGGATGGGCGACGCCCTGGTGCGTGCCGATCGGCGTCGACCACACGGTGCGCTCATTGGCATACAGCGCGGCCTTGTCGACGGCATAGCGGCCGATGCCACCGCACAAGGCGCCCACCAGAATTCGCTCCGGGTTCAGCCCGTCGAACACCTGTCGCAGCCCGTTGCCCACGCTGCCGATCAGGGCGTCATCACCGACTTCGACGTCATCGAGGAATAGGGTGAACTGCTGGTCGGGCGAGACAATCGATGTGTCGATCTGCTGGAAACTGAGCCCTGGCGCGTCGGTCGGCACGACGAACAGCGACAGCCGGGGCTTCTCCGGCGTCGACTCGTCGGCATCGCGCGTGACCAGCAGGATGGCGTCGGCCTGATCGACCGCCGAGATGTAGTACTTCGCACCGGAGATCGACCAGCCCGAATTGGTGCGCCGTGCGGTGGTTTTGACGTTGTGACTGTTGGAGCCGGCATCAGGTTCGGTGAGCCCGAAGGCCATCTTCTGCGAACCGTCGGCGATCGCCGACAGCCAGCGACGCTTCATCTCCTCAGATCCATGGTGAGCCAGGATGCTTCCGCAGATGGCGGGCGAGATCACCCAGATCAACAGGGGCATGCCGTGCGCGGCGAGCTCCTCGACCACGACGACGGCCTCGGCCATTCCCCCTCCCCCGCCGCCGTATTCCTCGGGCAGGTGCACGCCCAGCAGGCCGGCCGCACCGAGGTCTTTCCAGAGTTCCTCGATGCCGCCACCACTGCGGGCGCGGTCGAGGAAATATTGCGGGCCATAACGATCGGCGATGGCGGCGACAGTCGCCCGAATGGCACTGTGTTCGGCGGAATCGTGGATCAGTCCTGACATTTGGCTACCTTCCGGTGTATCCAGGGGTGGTCCTGGCGGCGAACGCGGCGATGGCTGCGGCCGCGTCACGGCTGTCGCCGGTCAGCCGCAGTCCGTGGGTTTCGGCGACGAGTTGTGCGGGCAGGTCGCGATGCCACGAGTCGCGCAACAACCGGCGCATGGTGGCGAATGCCGTCGTCGGGCCTTGCGCCAGCTCGTGGGCCAGGTCGGTGGCTCGCCGGCGCAGCTCGTCGCCGGGGACGATCTCGTTGATCAAGCCCCAGTCCAGCGCCTCCTCGGCGCTGATCGGGGTGTTGCGCAAGTAGGCGGCTGCGGCCCGGCGAGCGCCGATGAGCCGGGGCAGGTGCCACGTTCCGCCACCGTCGCCCGACACCGCGAGACCCGCGAAGGCGGTGACGAAGCGGGTTCCCTCGGCAGCGACGACGAGATCGGCGGCGTAGACGTAGCCGAGTCCGCCGCCGGCCACCGCCCCGTGTGCGGCGGTGACGATCGGCACGTCGAGCCTGCTGAGAATGGCGAATGCCTCGTGGAAAGGCGTGGTCATCTCGACGAAGAGCTCACCGAAGTGTTCTCGTCCCCCGTCGAGGAAGAAGCCGATATCGCCGCCGATCGTCAAGGCGGGGCCGTCTCCACAGATCAGCACGGACCGTACCGTCGCGTCCGCGGCGATGCGGCGGGCGACGGCCAGCGTGTCTTGGGCAACCCGCAGATTTATGGCGTTGCGTTCGGCGGGCCGGTGCAGACATACCGTGGCCACCCCGCTGTCGACGCCGTAGTCGATCGTCTCCAAGCGCGACGGATCGTCAAGGGCCGCATGCCAGGCCGCGGTGTCGGTGAGCTGGTGCAGCGTCGTGATTCGTCCGTCAGGTGAGAACTCGAAGAGATGGACGAACTCGGCATCGAGCTGGTGGCCGCTGCGCCGGGCGGTTCCGCGGTAGCGCCCGATCACCATGAGGCGGCCGTCACCGAGAATCTGGAAGTCACTGGCGATGGCACGGGCGATGAAGTGCTCACCGATCCGCCACCACAGGTTGGTACGCATCGATTCCGGCCCGATATGCCGCCCGCCCATGCCCAGCGGGAGACCTTCGGCAGCGTGTCCGACGAAGTCGGGATGCAGCAGCTGATCGATCGTCCCGCGGTCACCGGTCGCCAGTGCGTCGTAGAGATTCTGGACCGCCACGACGCGGGCGTCGCGGGATACCTCGGACATGGATGCCCCTTCTTCGGGCGAGTCGAGACGCACATTATTTAATCTGCATTCAACTCGAGGACAGGCAGGTACTCAACGCTCTAGACCGCAGATTAACACAGTTTTCTATCTGCTATTAAATTCTTTCCGCGGATGCGCCGGTGGCGACTGGCTTCAGCGCCCTTCGATGTGTGCGGCAA encodes:
- a CDS encoding acyl-CoA dehydrogenase family protein, with the translated sequence MSGLIHDSAEHSAIRATVAAIADRYGPQYFLDRARSGGGIEELWKDLGAAGLLGVHLPEEYGGGGGGMAEAVVVVEELAAHGMPLLIWVISPAICGSILAHHGSEEMKRRWLSAIADGSQKMAFGLTEPDAGSNSHNVKTTARRTNSGWSISGAKYYISAVDQADAILLVTRDADESTPEKPRLSLFVVPTDAPGLSFQQIDTSIVSPDQQFTLFLDDVEVGDDALIGSVGNGLRQVFDGLNPERILVGALCGGIGRYAVDKAALYANERTVWSTPIGTHQGVAHPLAECHINVEVGRLATMRSAELFDAGESAGEAANMAKFAASEAALAALDQAIQTHGGNGLSHEYGLSELWFVTRLMRTAPVSREMVLNFVAQTSLGLPRSY
- a CDS encoding enoyl-CoA hydratase-related protein, giving the protein MSEVSRDARVVAVQNLYDALATGDRGTIDQLLHPDFVGHAAEGLPLGMGGRHIGPESMRTNLWWRIGEHFIARAIASDFQILGDGRLMVIGRYRGTARRSGHQLDAEFVHLFEFSPDGRITTLHQLTDTAAWHAALDDPSRLETIDYGVDSGVATVCLHRPAERNAINLRVAQDTLAVARRIAADATVRSVLICGDGPALTIGGDIGFFLDGGREHFGELFVEMTTPFHEAFAILSRLDVPIVTAAHGAVAGGGLGYVYAADLVVAAEGTRFVTAFAGLAVSGDGGGTWHLPRLIGARRAAAAYLRNTPISAEEALDWGLINEIVPGDELRRRATDLAHELAQGPTTAFATMRRLLRDSWHRDLPAQLVAETHGLRLTGDSRDAAAAIAAFAARTTPGYTGR
- a CDS encoding NAD(P)/FAD-dependent oxidoreductase produces the protein MTTTEQEFDVIVIGAGAGGLFAAARLAHSGFRTLVVERLDKVGGRASTDDIDGFKVNNGAIVIEVGGITQQTCEEVDAPFDIREPKPPLLYRIGGKDVDVTGGGWGLLLGKLTRQGAKLVKGIGAARSDSGLPEDEISTAQWVAKYTKNEGVHGIFRNMCASIFAVGSEDLPARVFLTYFTRKSAFKRFGFHPEGTIGIWKGLAAAVERDGGQVWLSTPVTGIVSADGVVGGIEAVRDGVPVTVHAPIVISDVGPAATLTLLGADAVPAEYRDLVERGDRPTAMISVNFASTEPLIAAPGMLSFAKSRRLAYIANFTDLCPEMAPPGWHLYVGTSVPQPSIGDFDEAAETQLLLDDLRDTIEDFDTRARILNIAVTRDGWPPQRAVAGFDLPHETPIEGLWNVGDAVKEYANGGTTACAETAKLVADKIVASYRPSVRN